The following are encoded in a window of bacterium genomic DNA:
- a CDS encoding class I SAM-dependent methyltransferase has protein sequence MMNQNPGLRDFFASGFYEEYWPEADDPGSVKAHAAQVLSLLNASQGHILDWRGGHGRYAIWFARAGLQVTLLDFMREYLDAAKSLFDEAALPVRLIEVDSRNTPRDIEADFAVCLNSSVGFMSEDEEVKAFASLNAALRPGARLLLDCMNLFSLMKPIAGCAIENRGDDGCIRRSEGRFDFETNVWHKTFELVKPDGTSVRREFNQTIYTPQQLVSLLRHAGFTTERVLGDFDGSPISFDSRKIVMIVRKE, from the coding sequence ATGATGAACCAGAACCCAGGATTGCGCGACTTCTTCGCCAGCGGGTTCTATGAGGAGTACTGGCCAGAAGCCGACGACCCTGGCAGCGTGAAGGCGCATGCCGCCCAAGTGTTGTCATTACTGAATGCCTCCCAAGGCCACATTCTGGACTGGCGAGGCGGGCACGGCAGGTACGCGATCTGGTTCGCACGCGCAGGACTGCAGGTGACCTTGCTCGACTTCATGCGTGAGTACCTGGACGCAGCCAAATCCCTGTTCGATGAGGCGGCACTGCCTGTCCGGTTGATCGAAGTCGACTCCCGCAACACTCCGCGGGATATTGAGGCGGACTTTGCCGTATGCCTCAATAGTTCCGTTGGTTTCATGTCGGAAGACGAAGAGGTCAAGGCGTTTGCGAGTTTGAATGCAGCCTTGCGACCAGGGGCAAGACTCCTGCTCGACTGCATGAATCTCTTCTCCCTGATGAAGCCCATCGCTGGATGCGCGATCGAGAACCGGGGTGACGACGGCTGCATCCGCCGGTCGGAAGGCCGATTCGATTTTGAGACCAACGTTTGGCACAAGACCTTTGAACTCGTGAAGCCGGATGGAACCTCGGTCCGGAGGGAATTCAACCAAACCATCTACACACCGCAGCAACTCGTTAGTCTGCTCAGGCATGCCGGCTTCACAACGGAAAGAGTTCTCGGTGATTTCGACGGCTCCCCGATCAGTTTCGATTCGAGGAAGATCGTCATGATCGTGAGGAAGGAATAG